In the genome of Chitinophagales bacterium, one region contains:
- a CDS encoding transglycosylase SLT domain-containing protein, translated as MFPTITEKNVLLDFRAASMIVMIVILTNGFTYALFNKSAAGAGISNANTEVTEQLYLLDQASVFVSDVDKFEKKVRKVSKKLSVPAEWLMAVMYSESKFDASVSNHRGSGATGLIQWMPTTAQDFDITVEKLRNLNHTEQLDYVYDYLDRVRRKYKQYETLTELYLAILYPKAIGEDYCYTMYAQPSEAYKLNVGLDIDKDGRVTVKDIDDRMKKMYPTAYMAEREAGSMWSFLGI; from the coding sequence ATGTTTCCAACAATTACCGAAAAAAATGTTTTGCTCGATTTTAGAGCTGCAAGTATGATTGTGATGATTGTCATACTTACCAATGGATTTACCTATGCCCTTTTCAACAAAAGTGCTGCTGGGGCAGGTATATCAAATGCAAATACAGAAGTAACTGAACAATTGTATCTCCTCGATCAAGCGAGTGTGTTCGTGAGCGATGTGGACAAATTTGAAAAGAAGGTACGAAAAGTTAGCAAAAAACTATCTGTTCCTGCTGAATGGCTGATGGCGGTGATGTACAGCGAATCTAAATTTGATGCGTCTGTATCGAATCACCGAGGCAGCGGCGCAACGGGTTTGATTCAATGGATGCCAACGACTGCTCAAGATTTTGACATTACGGTTGAAAAACTACGCAACCTCAATCACACCGAACAACTGGATTATGTGTATGATTACCTCGACCGTGTGCGCCGAAAATACAAACAATACGAAACACTGACCGAATTGTATTTGGCGATTTTGTATCCCAAAGCGATTGGTGAAGACTACTGCTACACGATGTATGCTCAACCTTCGGAAGCCTATAAATTGAATGTGGGTTTGGATATTGACAAAGATGGACGGGTGACGGTGAAAGATATTGACGATAGAATGAAAAAAATGTACCCAACGGCTTATATGGCGGAGCGTGAAGCGGGCAGCATGTGGAGCTTTTTGGGGATATAA